The Symphalangus syndactylus isolate Jambi chromosome 1, NHGRI_mSymSyn1-v2.1_pri, whole genome shotgun sequence DNA segment TTCACATAGATTACATTGATATGATTTACCTTTAGTATGaacttgtttatgtggtttagGGGACAACTGATTACTAAGGGATTTTCCACACTGTTTGCTGACGTAGAGTTTGTTTCCACTATGAGTTAACAAATACTGAGTtattgtggaactgtgagtgcaATCTTCTCCGGAATCATTACATTCAAAAGGATCCTCCAGAATGAGAGAGTTCTCCTTTGGGGACAAAGATTAAAAGCTCTTAATGGTTTACCCACATACATCTATACATTCCTTTCTATACCTTTGAATCCTAGACCAACCCTTCAGTGGCAGATCCCAGTTGAAATCTTTCCAATGTTACTTgtgtgaaaggaaattaaattttgggaccccaaactcatttaaccaaagggaaaaatcaagctgggaactgggtcacACAAACCTGCCTCCCGCTTCTGGTTCCTAAATAATATGGCAACAAGATGAAAAGCTACGCCCCTCCCCCATATTTTGCCCACAAAGAAATTCCTCATGAGCTGTTAAAATTACACCATGGCAATGCAAACTGATAGCTTGTCTTTACAGGTCAAGTCATCCCCAGTTCACCAgacacaaatgcatatctgattgtttcCCTGCACCATTTTGCCTATGTTGTCTTATGTAAAATGCAGCTTTCCTGCATTATTCCTCTgcttcatttgtttatgtcatcttatgtaaaaaaatccaaattcacTGAGCCAGAAAAATACATGAATGATTGTTTTTTCTACCCACCTTTCACATGAAAATTGTGTACTTCTCAatatcccaccctttcccccttaAATTTGGAGccttcaaaatcatctttggaaaaaGGCATACACCTGTCCCCTGGGTGCGTGTCCTTAACTTCGGCAAATAAAtctcctaaaatgattgagacttgtctcgtCATTTTTCTCGATTGACATTTGCATACACATTATCTCCTGCAGACACAGATATGTTCTCTTCTGTAAGATCCCAACTGCAGAGTTATTGCATTAATTGTGATGACATCAATATCTTTCAATGTCTGGGCATGAGCAATGTATATACACTTGTTCTGTTTTAGAGATCTCATGTTATGGTTTAGAACACAGGTCAATTTATTCACTAAATTCAAAGtatccaatttttttttgcttagaaaGCACTTAATGCCAGCCTAATTATACTCAGGTGATTGTGCTTCATTACTAACTTAATCCATTACCATGTCCTTAATTTAGATGACTGATGTACCCAGCAATAAAACTTACCATTGTCATACTGGTAGGTGCGTCTTTTCTGATGATAGGATGCATGGATATCATGTGTTTTTTCTTAAGCGCACTTTCCATGTCTGAAATAACggaaaaataaattgttacaTTGGTATTGTGGTAATAAAATTGTTTGAAAAGCCCCAAAGCccatttactttttttcaaaAACTCACACTTAGATGTGGCAACTGTGTCAAATGAAGAAACTACTTAAATAGAAGAAATAGATTGTACAGTGTCAGCGattagaaaagatttttaaaattaagatgtgAAAGGAGTTAAAACGGAGATGAAATATCAGGCAGGTAAATAGAGGGATAGTCTTCACAGGGGTATCAGGAAAAGAGTCAGCAAGTGAAAGTTTAACCCCAACATGTACATGAATTATCCTTTTcccaaaagtaaaagaaaagtcaAGAGGACACAAGAGTAGCATCTGACACATGAACAAAAGGATAATAGCATCTAAGGAATTCTGCTCCAGTAGCCTAACCTACATTTTAGAAATTATCACTCATTTAATAAAACCACTAATTAATATTCATCTGATATTTTTCATTGACAAAGCACCTCCTCCTATTAGAGCACAGGACCCTGTTGCTTACCTGGATTCTGGCCTTGAAGAAATTCTCTTCCTTCCCGCCACAGCTCTTTTCCTTGCTCCAGCTGCAAAATTATATAGGATTTGCTTATCTGGTACCCTGTTAGTGGAAAGAATACATGTGTTTTGAGTTCACCGTCAATAAATGTGCATTATCACCAAGTGTAAGGCAGGCTATCATGGAAGAATATAAACAGTGAAGGTCAGTTCAGGCCACAAGACCTAGAACACAGAAAACTCCCCAAGATTTTTCTGACCCAACGTGAGACTAGAAAATAAATCCAAACCAAAGGTCCATCAGgaaaaggaaattcaaaacagTCAGGACCTATGAATGCTGAGTCCATGCCTAAGTTCCAAGACACAATGCACAATATACAGTCTTTTCAGAAAGAGAGTAATTAAATCTCTGCACTGTgtgtttattattattctcatgcagaacaaaaaaatattctatttacaaaaataattggTGTTCTATACGGGAAAGATATTGCTATTGTTTTCACTAATTGGTCTCAGCCTAAGCATAGACTAAAGCAGAAgagttatttagaaaatatttaatttaatacatCAAAAATATTCACTAAGTTCCCAGGTCTGTTCTGAGTATTAGAGACTGAGTACCAAAGAAACCATGAAATTCTTGTCAAGATTACATTCTAATTGAGTGacaaactaaataaaatacaataaaaagaaagatatttctttCAGATAGATTTCGACAGTTCAAACTTTTTTCAGATGAGATCTGTGAGAGAATCAGAGAAGAGATTAGAGTGAGATATGCGGAAGCTGTTCTAacacttattgaatgaatgagtgaatgtgtgTCTACATATGTACGTGAATGTTGAGGGACTCACCGAGGGACACCAAGTGACTGATATTTTCCAGCATCACATCTCTGTACAGCTTTCTCTTGGATGTGTCCATCATGGCCCACTCTTCCTGAGTGAAGTCAATAGCTACATCTTCAAAAGTCACTTTCTTCTGAAACATCACAGACATTTTAGTTTAGACAGACAAATCCCTTTCAATGTCCGGAAGAGGAAGGCTGAGATGTCATAGCTAGGAGCTGGGTATGCAGAATACTCAGTGTTTTGGGTTCCAGCCAGTTCATTCTCAGTATCTGCCTTTTAGATTCACTCACAGAGACATACCGACTCTGAATCCATTAAactttataataaagaaatatcGCAT contains these protein-coding regions:
- the ZNF705D gene encoding zinc finger protein 705D isoform X1, which codes for MFFLQPQLFLVPAVSASGNPEEDRETEFLRMHSLKKVTFEDVAIDFTQEEWAMMDTSKRKLYRDVMLENISHLVSLGYQISKSYIILQLEQGKELWREGREFLQGQNPDMESALKKKHMISMHPIIRKDAPTSMTMENSLILEDPFECNDSGEDCTHSSTITQYLLTHSGNKLYVSKQCGKSLSNQLSPKPHKQVHTKGKSYQCNLCEKAYTNGFHLRRHKMIHTGERPYACHLCGKAFTQCSHLRRHVKTHTGERPYKCHQCGKAFIQSFNLRRHERTHLGRKCYECDKSGKAFSQSSGFRGNKRIHTGEKPHACLLCGKAFSLSSDLR
- the ZNF705D gene encoding zinc finger protein 705D isoform X2, which encodes MHSLKKVTFEDVAIDFTQEEWAMMDTSKRKLYRDVMLENISHLVSLGYQISKSYIILQLEQGKELWREGREFLQGQNPDMESALKKKHMISMHPIIRKDAPTSMTMENSLILEDPFECNDSGEDCTHSSTITQYLLTHSGNKLYVSKQCGKSLSNQLSPKPHKQVHTKGKSYQCNLCEKAYTNGFHLRRHKMIHTGERPYACHLCGKAFTQCSHLRRHVKTHTGERPYKCHQCGKAFIQSFNLRRHERTHLGRKCYECDKSGKAFSQSSGFRGNKRIHTGEKPHACLLCGKAFSLSSDLR